A portion of the Hymenobacter gelipurpurascens genome contains these proteins:
- a CDS encoding YsnF/AvaK domain-containing protein: MNQTVVGIFETAAQAQQAAQRLAAAGFSTEHVDVSSNTSGSTSGSQGSDSNYRNSSGTAVEGAADAAGRTAEQAGDGISNFFSNLFGGDDSDDARRYSHVARNSGSVVTVHAHSAENAHQAAQILDEAGAVDVNERASQTGYQTGNNYSAGSTASNVQGGATAQVIEENLQVGKRVEQTGGARLRSRIVERPVEASVRLREEHVNVERRPVDRPATEADFAAFKEGNIEITESAERAVVGKEARVVEEVSLGKEVTEREEVVRDTVRKTEVDVERLDGRTGVDTRTNTDSDSDYNQRNR, encoded by the coding sequence AAGCGCAGCAAGCCGCTCAACGCCTTGCCGCCGCCGGCTTTAGCACCGAGCATGTAGACGTTTCTTCCAACACCTCGGGTAGCACCAGCGGCTCGCAGGGTTCCGATAGCAATTACCGCAACAGCAGTGGTACCGCCGTAGAAGGCGCTGCCGACGCAGCCGGCCGTACGGCTGAGCAGGCTGGTGACGGTATCAGCAACTTCTTTAGCAACCTGTTTGGTGGCGACGACTCTGATGACGCCCGTCGCTATTCTCATGTGGCCCGCAACAGTGGTTCTGTAGTAACGGTGCATGCGCACTCGGCCGAAAACGCGCACCAAGCAGCCCAGATTCTGGACGAAGCCGGTGCAGTAGATGTAAATGAGCGTGCTAGCCAGACCGGCTACCAGACGGGCAACAACTATAGCGCTGGTAGCACTGCTAGCAATGTGCAAGGTGGCGCTACTGCTCAGGTAATCGAGGAAAACCTGCAGGTAGGCAAGCGAGTAGAGCAGACAGGCGGTGCTCGGTTGCGGAGCCGCATTGTGGAGCGCCCCGTGGAGGCTAGTGTACGCCTCCGCGAAGAGCACGTGAATGTAGAGCGCCGCCCCGTAGACCGACCCGCTACCGAAGCCGATTTTGCCGCTTTCAAGGAAGGCAATATTGAGATTACAGAAAGCGCAGAGCGTGCTGTAGTAGGCAAAGAGGCCCGAGTAGTAGAGGAAGTATCGTTAGGCAAGGAAGTAACCGAGCGCGAAGAAGTAGTGCGCGACACAGTGCGCAAAACCGAAGTAGACGTAGAGCGCTTGGATGGCCGTACGGGCGTTGATACCCGCACTAACACGGATTCTGATTCCGATTACAACCAGCGCAACAGATAG